A stretch of the Leishmania infantum JPCM5 genome chromosome 30 genome encodes the following:
- a CDS encoding putative calmodulin-related protein, translating into MSFSKRPDDVMDGTGDREVATILRSLAPEEVDMLRDTFIYMDRDSDGFVSREEMMAKVASCVGAERFPPLQEYLVPLFQVADKDRDERLSLTEFLMAFADGPGVVPAEVVNSCVADVQVRLTDEEVSALQTNFNRIDTNQDGVIDSEELEVALRTYLVPTFPDLTDENFKEIVSVVMASADADQNGVISLSEFIRSYQEDQGVLPATYLEPTQKSLAGARQLTDDEETVLREAFAVLDRNNDGFVDLEDLYHALSDALGSATEDESQIRDLCNLVMRSSDRSKSGQLTVTDFVRSFLRNIQLMQIPVAVAHERVRVACEKLQQMQDSGELERLVKVFEDLDSDGDGFVVRSELVKVLKVLFHDAFPGWDEEMLTSIMTAIVVGAERNNGGRLSLEEFIRSFVEGSGVLPPEAVKKWDSAPRRGSYSTEDALKQSCYRSSTATDADLGLIGEALSRLYAEKGADGVITEDELHSGIAELYVDDPNRGEEMFHFALQQFVLPRKNGGLMWSANVLFEDEVEEDDRGVRASRLNPSDSAVMRSSTSPSRRPRASVLISANEVVEPTSSAPSRTAWMSSTQSPRHQILPHAADAMVHAAVPRSQSSSDKALSCTHTQPKLIDEAATTPAASVMHSWGEKRPLSVNELCSFRPDSTILTEKLKQQFEYYDVEHRGYLDRDTFKKIYATMENYGLDPSPMEVDRRFRRYSRMSDKIFFNEFCILMLQRARL; encoded by the coding sequence ATGGCGAAGGTGGCCTCTTGTGTTGGCGCAGAGAGGtttccgccgctgcaggagtaCCTTGTACCGCTGTTTCAGGTAGCTGACAAGGACCGCGATGAGCGGCTTAGCCTGACGGAGTTTCTCATGGCGTTCGCAGACGGCCCTGGTGTGGtgccggcggaggtggtAAACAGCTGCGTCGCGGATGTGCAGGTGCGACTAACGGATGAGGAGGTATCGGCACTGCAGACCAACTTCAATCGTATCGACACGAACCAGGATGGCGTTATCGATTCGGAGGAGCtcgaggtggcgctgcggacGTACCTTGTCCCCACGTTTCCGGATCTGACGGATGAGAATTTCAAGGAGATCGTCTCCGTTGTGATGgccagcgccgacgcggatCAGAACGGTGTCATCTCCTTGTCGGAGTTTATTCGTAGCTACCAGGAGGACCAAGGCGTGCTGCCAGCCACCTATCTAGAGCCCACGCAGAAAAGCCTGGCCGGTGCGCGTCAGCTCAccgacgacgaggagacggtgctgcgggAGGCGTTCGCCGTGCTGGACCGCAACAACGACGGCTTCGTCGACCTCGAGGACCTCTATCACGCCCTCTCGGACGccctcggcagcgccaccgagGACGAGAGCCAAATACGCGACTTGTGCAATTTGGTCATGAGGAGCTCCGACCGCAGCAAGAGCGGCCAGCTCACCGTCACGGATTTTGTCCGCAGCTTCTTGCGGAACATACAACTCATGCAGATCCCTGTGGCGGTCGCCCACGAGCGGGTGCGAGTGGCCTGTGAAAAGCTGCAGCAAATGCAGGACTCAGGGGAGCTCGAGAGGCTCGTAAAGGTGTTCGAAGATCtggacagcgacggcgacgggtTCGTGGTGCGTTCGGAGCTGGTGAAGGTGCTCAAGGTGCTGTTCCACGACGCCTTTCCTGGCTGGGACGAGGAGATGCTGACCTCGATCATGACGGCCATCGTCGTCGGGGCGGAGAGAAACAACGGCGGTCGGCTGTCCCTGGAGGAGTTCATCCGCAGCTTTGTCGAAGGCTCCGGCGTGCTGCCTCCCGAGGCAGTCAAGAAGTGGGACTCCGCCCCCAGGCGTGGCTCGTACTCTACTGAAGACGCTCTGAAGCAGTCGTGCTATAgatccagcaccgccaccgacgcAGATCTCGGTCTCATCGGCGAAGCCTTAAGCCGGCTGTAtgcggagaagggggcggATGGTGTCATCACAGAGGACGAACTGCACTCCGGCATCGCTGAACTCTACGTTGACGACCCCAACCGCGGAGAAGAGATGTTCCACTTTGCGCTCCAGCAATTTGTGTTGCCCCGCAAAAATGGGGGGTTGATGTGGAGCGCCAACGTCCTTTTCGAAGACGAGGTGGAAGAGGATGACAGGGGCGTGAGGGCAAGCAGGCTCAACCCGAGCGACTCGGCGGTGATGCGCTCATCGACGAGCCCCAGTCGCCGGCCACGCGCTTCAGTGCTCATCTCCGCTAACGAAGTGGTAGAGCCGACATCGAGCGCGCCATCGCGGACGGCGTGGATGTCGTCTACGCAATCGCCAAGACATCAGATCTTGCCACACGCAGCCGATGCCATGGTGCATGCAGCCGTTCCTCGGAGTCAGAGCAGTAGCGACAAAGCTTTATCGTGCACCCACACCCAGCCGAAGCTGATagacgaggcggcgacgacgccggccGCTTCTGTCATGCACAGCtggggagagaagaggcccTTGAGCGTCAATGAACTGTGCAGTTTTCGCCCGGATAGCACCATTCTCACTGAAAAGCTGAAGCAGCAGTTCGAGTACTACGACGTAGAGCATAGGGGCTACCTGGATCGGGATACTTTCAAGAAGATCTACGCGACTATGGAGAACTACGGGCTCGACCCGTCGCCGATGGAAGTGGACAGGCGCTTCCGTCGCTACTCGCGAATGTCGGACAAGATCTTCTTCAACGAGTTCTGCATCCTCATGCTTCAGCGGGCCCGTCTGTGA